The Natronosalvus halobius genomic interval GTCAGGTTCGCCGCGCCGTACGTACTGCCGTGGTACGATCGCCACCGCGTGAGGATCTTCGAGGCATCCGTGGTTTCGCGGGCGATCTGGATCGCCAGTTCGTTCGCTTCGCTCCCGGAGACGGAGAAGGTGACGTCCGTGAGCGGTTCGGGAGCCACCGACGCAAGTTCGGCGGCCAGTTTCGATCGCGTATCGTTTTCTTTTGCCGACGAGACGTACGGGATCCGCGCGAGCTGGTCGGTGATCGCCTCGACGATCCGATCGTTGTCGTGGCCCGCGTTGACGCAGTACAACGAGGCAACGAAGTCCAGGTAGGTGGTGCCGTCGGCGTCCGTCACCGTCGCGCCCGCCCCCTCGGTAATCGCCACGCCGTCGCTCTCCGGATCGTACCAGTGCGGGATCGTCCTCGTCTCCTGATCCAATTCCGGACCAGAACTGTTGGATTTCATTCTATATATGTCGTTATCGTTGGTAATATATATTAGTACCGGTGTGCGAACCCGTATATTGGACAGAATTTAGATAAACGGGCTGAAATAGAATACGAGACAATATTGCCGGCACAATCTGAACTATAATGTTCTGATACTCGATTCGGTGTATGGAGACGTTACTACTTTCGAGCGAGGACGTTCGAGAGAACGCGACGATGGACGACGTAATTCCGGCCGTTCGAGACGCCTTCGCCGCGTACGAACGAGGGACAGCGCTGATGCCGCCGAAGTCGTACGTCGATCTCGATCAGTACAACGGAGATTTCCGCGCCATGCCCGCGTACCTGGATGCCGGTGACTGGGAGGCCGCTGGGATCAAGTGGGTCAACGTCCACCCGGACAATCCGACGGACCACGACTTGCCGACAGTGATGGGGACGATGATCTACTCCGATCCCGAGACTGCGCTGCCCTTGAGCATTATGGACGGAACTGAACTGACCATGAAACGTACCGGCGCGGCCGCGGCGGTCGCGACCGACGAGCTCGCCGTTGAGGACGCCTCGACGCTCGGCATCGTCGGTGCGGGAATCCAGTCATACACGCAGGTTGAGGCGATCGCTGCCGTCCGACCGATCCGGGAAATCGTCGTCAGCGACCTCGACGATGATCGTGTCCGGCGGTTCATCGACCACTTTGACGATCGATTCGACGTCCGCTCGGGAGCCGTCGCCGACGCCGCGTCGTGTGACGTCCTGTC includes:
- a CDS encoding ornithine cyclodeaminase family protein, which codes for METLLLSSEDVRENATMDDVIPAVRDAFAAYERGTALMPPKSYVDLDQYNGDFRAMPAYLDAGDWEAAGIKWVNVHPDNPTDHDLPTVMGTMIYSDPETALPLSIMDGTELTMKRTGAAAAVATDELAVEDASTLGIVGAGIQSYTQVEAIAAVRPIREIVVSDLDDDRVRRFIDHFDDRFDVRSGAVADAASCDVLSTVTPVREPIVDLDDLGEHTHVNAMGADAEGKQELTADVIREAKLAIDDHAQTTHSGEINVPYTTGAITDDDIYADIGEIVVGAAEGRTSDDGITVFDSTGLAIQDVATAHIAYHAATAHGNGTEFDLLGLGEPRSAR